A genomic stretch from Deltaproteobacteria bacterium includes:
- a CDS encoding aminotransferase class I/II-fold pyridoxal phosphate-dependent enzyme — translation MEITASKRLQSIGAYAFAEVDKQVEKLRSLGITPIDFGVGDPTVPTPAVVRKATQKGVNKRKSSGYPSYIGNTEFRHSIAQWMHRRFGVEMDPNTEIASTIGSKEAVFNFPEGIVNPGDYVIIPTPGYPPYTRGTLFAEGVPYYVPLLAENKFLVDLNSIPDEVCRKAKIMWVNYPNSPSGAIAPLSHLREIVEFGSRHNIIVASDEAYSEIYYTEPPHSILEITKEGVIVFNSFSKRSAMTSYRVGWVAGDKRIVDIFKKLKTNIDSGTATFIQDGAIAALSDETHVEEMRAEYRTKRDLLAEAFRSIKLPDCAPDATIYLWQRVPEGITSVEFAQKLLSPEIAIVTTPGAWISDKTNDGLNPGEGYVRFALVPSIKDTKEAARRIKKILPKVLFL, via the coding sequence ATGGAGATTACGGCGTCAAAAAGGTTGCAGTCCATAGGAGCATATGCCTTTGCAGAAGTTGACAAGCAGGTTGAAAAATTGAGGAGCCTTGGAATTACTCCAATTGATTTCGGAGTGGGAGATCCTACAGTGCCGACGCCGGCAGTTGTGCGCAAAGCAACTCAAAAAGGGGTAAATAAGCGAAAATCGTCGGGTTACCCGAGCTACATAGGGAATACTGAATTTCGCCACTCAATCGCCCAGTGGATGCATAGGCGCTTTGGGGTTGAGATGGATCCGAATACCGAAATCGCTTCTACCATAGGCTCAAAAGAGGCCGTATTTAATTTCCCCGAAGGAATCGTTAATCCTGGAGATTATGTAATCATACCGACGCCTGGGTATCCACCTTACACCAGAGGGACTTTATTCGCTGAAGGAGTTCCGTACTACGTACCGCTCCTTGCAGAAAACAAATTTTTAGTCGACCTAAATTCCATTCCAGATGAGGTTTGCAGGAAAGCAAAGATTATGTGGGTCAACTACCCAAATAGTCCAAGTGGAGCTATAGCGCCGTTATCGCATTTAAGGGAAATTGTCGAGTTCGGAAGTAGGCACAATATTATTGTTGCCTCGGATGAAGCCTATAGCGAGATTTATTATACTGAACCACCACACAGCATTTTAGAGATCACTAAAGAAGGCGTCATAGTATTTAACTCCTTTTCCAAGAGAAGCGCGATGACGTCCTATCGAGTGGGCTGGGTAGCAGGAGACAAGAGAATTGTAGATATTTTTAAAAAGCTAAAAACCAATATCGATTCGGGGACGGCAACCTTTATCCAGGACGGGGCCATTGCCGCTCTTAGCGACGAAACTCACGTCGAAGAGATGCGCGCCGAATACAGGACAAAAAGGGATCTACTCGCAGAGGCTTTTCGCTCGATTAAACTTCCGGATTGTGCGCCAGACGCGACTATCTATCTCTGGCAAAGGGTTCCTGAGGGAATTACATCCGTTGAATTTGCACAAAAACTGCTCTCCCCAGAAATTGCCATAGTAACTACGCCCGGCGCATGGATTAGCGACAAGACTAACGATGGCTTAAACCCTGGCGAAGGCTACGTGCGCTTCGCTCTCGTTCCAAGCATTAAGGACACGAAGGAAGCTGCGCGAAGAATTAAGAAAATATTGCCAAAAGTTTTATTTTTATAG